The genomic window TTGCTCCGGGCAGTTTGCTGACTTGCTGCATAACGAACAGGTTACTGCGGCGGATTCAATCCCCAATTGCCCGCGGCATGGCGCAAGGTCGCGCCGCGCGGCCCACCGGGCGCAAAATGCCCTTGCAGCAAACGGCGCCAGCCGCTAATCAAACGCCAGCGCGCGGGTGTAGCTCAATGGTAGAGCCGCAGCTTCCCAAGCTGAAGACGAGGGTTCGATTCCCTTCACCCGCTCCATTCCCTTGGCAGTTGCAGAAACACCGGAACGGTTACTGCGAGCTCAGCGCAGGCCCATTTCCGCCAGGGCGCGCGCGATTTCGGGCGGCAAAGGCGTTTCCTCCTCGCGTCCGGCGGGCAGGTCGGGCGGCGCATCGGTCGTGGTCAGATAGCGCCAGCCCTGGAACGGCCGGCGCGGCACCGCGGCCACGCGCACCATTTCCGGCGCCAGGATCAGTGCGCAGCGGCGGATGCCGTCGGCGCCCTCGACCTCTTCAAGGCCGATCAGGCGCTGACGCGCCTGCATCATGCCCTTGAACACCCAGTAGATCGACCCACCCGCCAGCAGTTCGGCCTCGCGCTTGGGCCACATTCTTGTGATGTGTCGTGCGGGACCGCCGCGAAAATGCTGCGCCTGCCAGCGCTGCAATTCCGCCGGATCATCGCAGCCGACGCAGAGTTTCATCAGGTTGAGGGTCGCGGTCATGGGCCAGATATAGCCAGCGCGCAGGCAGGTTCAACGCCCCCGGTGGTGGCAACCGATCGCGCCGCCCGGTCTTGCGATACCCGACCCGCGGGGGTAGTCCGGGGCATCACTGTGGAAAATCGTCATGTTCAATCCAGCCATGCGGCAGTCGGGCGGTCAGCCCCTGCCCGAATTCATCGCGATGCAGGCGCTGATTTTTGCCGTCATCGCCTTTTCCATCGACTCGATGTTGCCCGCGCTGCCCGAGATCGCTGCGGCCTTGACCCCGGACAACGTCAACCGCGCGCAACTGGTGCTGACAGCCTTTGTGGCCGGGTTGGGGGCGGGGTTGCTGTTTTCCGGCCCGCTGTCGGACGCCTTGGGCCGCAAGCCCGTGATCACGGCCGGCTTCGTCTTGTATGCTGCTGCTGCGGTGGCGGCCATGTTCGCCGAAAGCCTGGAAAGCCTGCTGCTGGCGCGCTTTGTGCAGGGGTTGGGTGCCGCCGCGCCGCGCATCGTCGCCCTGGCCATGGTGCGCGATCTTTATCAGGGCCGCGAAATGGCGCGGATCACCAGTTTCGTGATGATGATCTTTATCCTGGTGCCGGCGGTCGCGCCGTCGCTGGGCGCGGTCATCATCCATCTGGTCGGCTGGCGTGGCGTGTTCGGCAGCTTTGTGCTGATGGCGCTGATCGGGAGCCTGTGGTTGAACCTGCGCCGTCCCGAAACCCTGCCGCCGCCGGCGCGCCGACCGCTGAAGCTGAAGACGCTGCTGGGATCGGCCCGCGAGGTGCTGGGGGATCGCCAGGTGCAGCTGGTCACGCTGGTCATCACTTTGGGCTTTGGTCAGATGTTTGCGTTGCTGAGTTCTGCCCAGCAGCTGTTCGTGGATACCTATGACAAGGGGGATCAGTTCCCGCTGTGGTTCGCGGGGATGGCGCTGCTGTCCGGCACGGGGACGGTGCTGAACGCGCGTTACGTGGTGCGGCTGGGGATGCGGCGGATCGTCACCTGGGCCTATCTGATGCAGGTGGTGGTGTCGGGCGTCATGAGCGTGCTGGTCTTTGCCGATCTGCTGCCTGCGGCGCTGCGCTTTCCGCTGTTCTTCGCCTGGGCGGTAAGCGTGTTCTTCATGGCGGGTGTCACCTTCGGCAACCTGAATGCCATGGCGCTGCAACGCATGGGCCATATTGCCGGCATGGCGGCATCGGTGGTCGGGGCAGTTTCCACCCTCGGCGCAGTGGTCATTGCGGCGCCGGTCGGCCAGCTTTACGACGGCACCGCGCGACCGATCATCCTGGCAACCCTGGTCTGCTCGGCGCTGGCCTTGTGGATCATGCGCAGCGTGAATGAGGCATGAGGATGGCGGGCCCGGTACCTTGCCGGGCCCCGACCATTCCTAGAGCCCCTTCGAGCGATAGGTGCTGGCCACCCTTTCGATGGCGACGATATAGGCCGCCACGCGCAGATCGGTTACGTCGTTTCGGCTGTGCCACAACTCGCGCATCGATTGATAGGCGATGCGCATGGTGTCATCGAGCCCCGAACGCACCAGCGCCAGTTCGTCCGAGCCGGTCAGGAACTTTTCCTTGAAGTTCGGCTTCAACTCCCAGCCCAGGCCGCGGTCGGCCGACAGACGTTCCAGTTCGGCCACCAGCAGCCGCGACCGCGCTTCTTCTGCGCGACGCTGCATCCGGCCGAAACGAATGTGCGACAGGTTCTTGACCCATTCGAAATAACTTACCGTGACGCCGCCGGCGTTGGCATACATGTCGGGAATGATCAGCACCCCCTTGTTGCGCAGGATTTCATCTGCGCCGAAGGTGACCGGGCCGTTTGCGGCCTCGATAATCAGTTTTGTCTTGATCCTGGGGGCGTTTTCGCGATGGATCACCCCCTCCATTGCGGCCGGTATCAGGATATCGCAAGGATGTTCCAGGACACTGGCGCCGTTCTCGACAAACTTGGCGTTGGGAAAACCCTTTACGCCGCCATGCTGGCCGATCCAGGACCGCAGCGCCTCGATGTCCAGGCCCTTGTCGTCGATGACGGCGCCGTCGCGCTCGATCACCGCGATGATGCGCACGCCATCCTCTTCCGACAGGAACTTGGCGGCGTGATAGCCCACATTGCCCAGACCCTGCACCACGGCGGTCTTGCCCTCTAGCGTGCCATCCAGCCC from Paracoccus sp. SMMA_5_TC includes these protein-coding regions:
- a CDS encoding multidrug effflux MFS transporter is translated as MFNPAMRQSGGQPLPEFIAMQALIFAVIAFSIDSMLPALPEIAAALTPDNVNRAQLVLTAFVAGLGAGLLFSGPLSDALGRKPVITAGFVLYAAAAVAAMFAESLESLLLARFVQGLGAAAPRIVALAMVRDLYQGREMARITSFVMMIFILVPAVAPSLGAVIIHLVGWRGVFGSFVLMALIGSLWLNLRRPETLPPPARRPLKLKTLLGSAREVLGDRQVQLVTLVITLGFGQMFALLSSAQQLFVDTYDKGDQFPLWFAGMALLSGTGTVLNARYVVRLGMRRIVTWAYLMQVVVSGVMSVLVFADLLPAALRFPLFFAWAVSVFFMAGVTFGNLNAMALQRMGHIAGMAASVVGAVSTLGAVVIAAPVGQLYDGTARPIILATLVCSALALWIMRSVNEA
- a CDS encoding DUF1489 family protein, with the protein product MTATLNLMKLCVGCDDPAELQRWQAQHFRGGPARHITRMWPKREAELLAGGSIYWVFKGMMQARQRLIGLEEVEGADGIRRCALILAPEMVRVAAVPRRPFQGWRYLTTTDAPPDLPAGREEETPLPPEIARALAEMGLR
- a CDS encoding Glu/Leu/Phe/Val family dehydrogenase, with translation MFQRAAALMDLSPGLAEKIRVCNSTYTVRFGVRLRGKIETFTGYRSVHSEHMEPVKGGIRYALSVNQDEVEALAALMTYKCALVETPFGGSKGGLCIDPRQWEEHELEQITRRFAYELIKRDLINPAQNVPAPDMGTGEREMAWIVDQYARMNTTDINAKACVTGKPLNSGGIRGRVEATGRGVQYALHEFFRHKEDVTLAGLDGTLEGKTAVVQGLGNVGYHAAKFLSEEDGVRIIAVIERDGAVIDDKGLDIEALRSWIGQHGGVKGFPNAKFVENGASVLEHPCDILIPAAMEGVIHRENAPRIKTKLIIEAANGPVTFGADEILRNKGVLIIPDMYANAGGVTVSYFEWVKNLSHIRFGRMQRRAEEARSRLLVAELERLSADRGLGWELKPNFKEKFLTGSDELALVRSGLDDTMRIAYQSMRELWHSRNDVTDLRVAAYIVAIERVASTYRSKGL